From Daucus carota subsp. sativus chromosome 6, DH1 v3.0, whole genome shotgun sequence, the proteins below share one genomic window:
- the LOC108227114 gene encoding UDP-glycosyltransferase 88B1, whose product MEEIKGSCLVLYPSPGVGHLVSMVELGKLILSHHPDSFSKIIVLITTSPHLDTGATAPYMSTVSATTPSITFHHLPTILLPHHCKASADAISFELQSLNNPNVRQALETISSTQYNIKAFIIDFFCSAAFDVSSGLDMPTYYFFTSPASSLSAFLYLPTIHKKFSTSLKDLNDFVQFPGLPPIFSSDFPKPVHDRNSVEYKYCVETAVKMAKSDGIIINTFHRLEPRAIASISDGLCIPDAPTPPIYSIGPLISEKRMNSEGDECLEWLNSQPSKSVIFLCFGSLGVFEAEQLNEIAVGLEHSGHRFLWVVRNPPPKDDDDDNKSILAPRELDLGTVLPQGFLERTKGRGLVVKSWAPQVAVLSHDSVGGFVTHCGWNSILEGVCAGIPMIGWPLYAEQRMNRVFLVEELKVGLGLDESDGGSFVRGAEIERRVRELMDSDNGKRLRHRVAELRDAAKVAITEKNGSSRVALSKLITKWKA is encoded by the coding sequence ATGGAGGAAATAAAAGGAAGTTGCCTAGTTCTGTATCCATCTCCAGGAGTTGGGCACTTGGTCTCAATGGTGGAGCTTGGAAAGCTCATTCTGTCTCATCATCCCGactcattttcaaaaatcatCGTTCTCATCACAACTTCACCGCATCTTGACACTGGCGCCACGGCTCCCTACATGAGCACTGTCTCCGCCACCACGCCTTCTATCACTTTCCACCATCTCCCCACCATCCTGCTCCCACACCACTGCAAAGCTTCTGCTGACGCTATAAGCTTTGAGCTCCAGAGCTTAAACAATCCTAACGTCCGCCAAGcccttgaaacaatatcctccaCACAATATAACATTAAAGCCTTCATTATAGACTTCTTCTGTAGTGCAGCTTTTGATGTTTCTTCGGGGCTTGACATGCCAACTTATTACTTCTTTACATCTCCGGCCTCGAGTCTCTCAGCCTTCCTATATCTCCCAACTATACACAAAAAGTTTAGCACTTCCTTAAAAGATCTGAATGATTTTGTTCAGTTCCCAGGTTTACCTCCCATCTTTTCATCTGACTTCCCTAAACCTGTGCATGACAGAAATAGCGTGGAGTACAAATATTGTGTGGAGACAGCAGTCAAGATGGCGAAATCTGATGgaattataataaatacatttcACAGATTGGAACCAAGGGCCATAGCTTCGATTTCTGATGGCCTCTGCATTCCAGACGCCCCCACTCCCCCTATCTATTCTATTGGTCCTTTAATCTCTGAAAAACGGATGAATAGCGAGGGGGACGAGTGCTTGGAATGGCTCAATTCTCAACCTAGTAAGAGTGTGATTTTCCTATGTTTCGGAAGCTTAGGAGTTTTTGAAGCAGAGCAACTAAACGAGATAGCTGTGGGATTAGAACATAGTGGTCATAGGTTTTTATGGGTTGTTAGGAATCCACCACctaaagatgatgatgatgataacaaGAGCATATTAGCACCGCGTGAACTTGATCTAGGTACAGTGCTGCCACAAGGTTTCTTGGAGAGAACCAAAGGGAGGGGACTTGTTGTCAAGTCATGGGCACCGCAGGTTGCTGTGCTAAGTCATGACTCAGTGGGGGGTTTCGTGACTCATTGTGGATGGAACTCGATTTTGGAAGGGGTGTGTGCTGGGATACCAATGATTGGATGGCCATtgtatgctgagcaaaggatgAACAGGGTCTTTTTGGTGGAAGAACTAAAGGTGGGACTTGGGTTAGATGAGTCTGACGGTGGAAGTTTTGTGAGGGGTGCTGAGATAGAGAGGCGAGTTAGAGAGTTAATGGATTCGGATAATGGGAAAAGGTTGAGGCACCGGGTTGCAGAATTGAGAGATGCTGCTAAGGTAGCAATTACTGAGAAAAATGGATCGTCACGTGTTGCGTTATCTAAACTGATTACAAAGTGGAAAGCATAA
- the LOC108227115 gene encoding UDP-glycosyltransferase 88B1, which translates to MELKSSSSCIVLYPSPGIGHLVSMVELGKLILSHHPDSFSKIIILITTAPHLDTAATAPYMSGVSATTPSITFHQLPTPPLPPNYAPSVVGLDFELIGLNNSNVHQALETISSTQFKIKAFIMDFFCNAAFKVSSELNIPTYYFFTTAASNLSALLYFPTLHQKVTVNLKDYNDFVYYPGVPPIFSTDNAITVLDRSTMEYKYFMGTATQMAKADGIIINTFQSLEPRAITAISDGLCIPDGPTPPIYCIGPLIAGKQVASEENECLVWLNSQPSKSVVFLCFGSLGVFGEEQLKEIAEGLENSEHRFLWVVKYPPPLRASKDKSMLAPQEHDLSTVLPQGFLERTKGRGLVVNSWVPQVAVLNHDSVGGFVTHCGWNSILEGVCAGVPMIGWPLYAEQRTNRVLMVEELRVGLGLVESDGGRFVSSAELEKCVKELMDSDTGKKLRHRVRELRDAAKVAMSDEDGSSRIALAKLITKWKE; encoded by the coding sequence ATGGAGCTAAAGAGTAGTAGCAGTTGCATAGTTCTGTACCCATCTCCAGGCATTGGACACTTGGTATCAATGGTTGAGCTTGGAAAGCTAATACTCAGTCATCATCCTGACTCATTCTCCAAAATCATCATTCTCATCACAACTGCACCGCATCTCGACACTGCTGCCACCGCTCCCTACATGAGCGGTGTCTCCGCCACCACGCCTTCCATCACCTTCCACCAGCTACCCACCCCTCCTCTCCCACCAAACTATGCGCCTTCTGTTGTAGGCCTCGACTTTGAGCTCATAGGCTTGAACAATTCCAACGTTCACCAAGcccttgaaacaatatcctcaaCACAATTCAAGATCAAAGCCTTCATTATGGACTTCTTTTGTAATGCTGCTTTTAAAGTTTCTTCAGAACTAAACATACCCACTTATTACTTCTTCACAACCGCGGCCTCTAATCTCTCAGCTTTGCTCTATTTCCCAACTTTACACCAAAAGGTAACCGTGAATTTGAAAGACTataatgattttgtttactATCCAGGTGTGCCGCCTATCTTCTCCACCGATAATGCGATAACTGTGCTTGACAGAAGTACTATGGAGTACAAGTACTTCATGGGCACAGCAACCCAAATGGCTAAAGCTGATggaattattataaatacattCCAGAGTTTGGAACCAAGAGCCATAACAGCTATTTCTGATGGACTTTGCATTCCAGATGGCCCCACTCCTCCTATCTATTGTATAGGACCATTAATTGCCGGAAAACAGGTTGCTAGTGAGGAGAACGAGTGCTTGGTATGGCTCAATTCTCAGCCTAGTAAAAGTGTAGTGTTTCTATGTTTCGGAAGCTTGGGAGTCTTCGGAGAAGAGCAGCTCAAAGAGATTGCTGAGGGGTTAGAAAATAGCGAGCACAGATTTTTGTGGGTAGTTAAGTATCCACCACCCCTAAGGGCCAGCAAAGACAAAAGCATGTTAGCACCACAAGAGCATGATCTAAGTACAGTGCTGCCACAAGGTTTCCTGGAGAGAACAAAAGGGAGGGGACTTGTTGTGAACTCCTGGGTCCCACAGGTTGCGGTGCTCAATCATGACTCAGTAGGTGGGTTTGTGACTCATTGCGGATGGAACTCAATTTTGGAAGGTGTCTGTGCTGGGGTACCAATGATTGGCTGGCCTTTGTATGCAGAGCAAAGGACCAACAGGGTGCTTATGGTGGAAGAGCTAAGGGTGGGGCTGGGATTGGTGGAGTCTGATGGCGGAAGGTTTGTGAGTAGTGCCGAGTTAGAAAAGTGTGTTAAAGAGCTAATGGACTCCGATACTGGGAAGAAATTGAGGCACCGAGTTCGGGAACTGAGAGATGCTGCTAAGGTTGCAATGAGCGATGAGGATGGATCGTCACGCATTGCATTAGCCAAACTGATCACCAAGTGGAAGGAGTAA
- the LOC108227117 gene encoding probable polygalacturonase, producing MGFSSIVLLGFLILGLLGARVVECDIVYQAINCRKHSAVLTDFGAKGDGVTSNTAAFRNATAQLSKFGSDGGAILIVPPGKWLTGSFNLTSNFTLFLQKGAVILGSQDISEYPLIEPLKSYGRGRDAPGGRYISLVFGTNLTDVVITGENGTIDGQGAFWWDKFRAKELNFTRPYLIEIMYSNQVQISNLTLLNSPSWVVHPVYSSDVIIQGLTIKSPVDSPNTDGIDPDSCTNMKIEDCFIVSGDDCIAVKSGWDEYGITVGMPTKHLIIRRLSCISPDSAVIALGSEMSGGIQDLRAEEITAYNSESGVRIKSAPGRGGYVKDIYMRRMTFITMKYVFWMTGAYGSHPDEGYNPKALPEVKNINFSDIIAENVTMTADLSGIKGDPYTGICVSDAIINLSPNPKKVQWNCTDVSGITSNVGRPPCDLLHDKSIESGCDFPNDVLPIDEVQLQTCKLASQQISH from the exons ATGGGGTTTTCTTCG ATTGTTTTACTAGGATTTTTGATCCTGGGATTGCTTGGCGCGCGAGTGGTTGAATGTGACATAGTGTACCAGGCAATCAATTGTCGAAAGCATAGCGCAGTCTTGACGGATTTCGGAGCAAAAGGTGACGGCGTGACATCAAACACCGCGGCCTTTCGGAACGCCACTGCTCAACTCAGTAAGTTTGGATCGGATGGCGGCGCAATCCTCATTGTGCCTCCAGGAAAATGGCTCACCGGCAGTTTTAATCTCACCAGCAATTTCACTCTTTTTCTCCAGAAGGGAGCAGTTATTCTTGGATCCCAG GATATTTCGGAGTATCCTCTGATCGAACCATTAAAATCGTATGGAAGAGGAAGAGATGCTCCAGGGGGGAGGTACATTAGTCTTGTCTTTGGCACAAACCTCACTGATGTTGTCATAACAG GGGAAAATGGCACAATCGATGGCCAGGGTGCGTTCTGGTGGGATAAATTCCGCGCGAAAGAACTCAACTTCACCAGGCCTTATTTGATTGAGATAATGTACTCGAATCAAGTCCAGATTTCTAATCTGACTCTGCTCAATTCTCCCTCATGGGTTGTCCATCCAGTTTACAGCAG TGATGTGATAATTCAAGGTTTAACCATTAAGTCACCAGTTGACTCTCCTAATACTGATGGCATTGATCCAG ATTCTTGTACAAACATGAAGATAGAAGACTGTTTCATAGTTTCTGGAGATGACTGCATTGCTGTGAAAAGTGGTTGGGATGAATATGGGATCACGGTGGGAATGCCAACAAAGCATCTCATCATTCGACGTCTCAGTTGCATATCCCCTGACAGTGCAGTGATTGCTCTTGGCAGTGAGATGTCCGGAGGCATCCAAGACTTAAGAGCCGAAGAGATCACTGCCTACAACTCTGAATCAGGAGTGAGAATCAAATCAGCTCCAGGAAGAGGAGGTTATgtcaaagatatatatatgagaCGCATGACATTTATTACAATGAAGTATGTTTTCTGGATGACGGGTGCTTATGGATCCCACCCAGATGAGGGTTATAATCCGAAAGCACTTCCAGAAGTGAAAAACATAAATTTCAGTGACATTATTGCTGAAAATGTCACAATGACCGCGGATCTTTCAGGAATTAAAGGTGACCCGTACACTGGTATTTGTGTTTCTGATGCGATTATCAACCTATCTCCGAATCCAAAGAAGGTGCAATGGAATTGCACCGATGTCAGTGGGATTACAAGCAATGTGGGTCGTCCGCCATGTGATTTGCTGCATGATAAGTCTATAGAATCAGGCTGTGATTTCCCTAATGATGTACTGCCTATTGACGAGGTTCAGCTGCAGACTTGTAAACTGGCTTCCCAACAAATTAGCCACTAG